CAGAAAAAAATGTATCCGTTTTAAATAAATGTAACCCAGTGAAATGGGTACGTATATATAATATAAAAAAAGCAAATACTTGATTCAAACCTAATATAACCAGCAATGTCCACTCATCGCTGCTAAATTTAAAACCTTTTGAAATTCCCAAAACTAGTACAATAATTATATATAATAACATCAAGCCCAGCTTGGCAGGAAATATATGGGAAAACATACTCGAAGCCCTTTCAGGATGCTTGGCCAAGGTATTATTATTATATTGATTGAGCCCTGCATCTAGCAACATAGTAGGCAATAAACTTAAATTAAATAATGCATAATACAATCCGTAAGCATCTGTACCCACGGTATTCTGCACTACCCTATCTACCCCAAAAACCCAATAAGGTTTCACCAATAAATTGGCTATAATTACAAGGAATAGATTTGCGACGAATTTTTGAACCACTAGGAATATTTTAAAATTACGAATTACGAATGCTTTATGAAGAAAATGGATTTATGTATTTATATAAATATCAAAAATGTTGATTTTAGATTCGTAATTACCAACTCGTAATTTGTAATTGTAAATTCGTAATTCTTCATTCAAACTCAACTCGTAAACTTTAAATCTTTCAAATTCAACTGCACGGTTACGTTTCCGTTAAAATGATTTTCTTCAATAGTATATAACATATCGAACGAGCGGCCGCTACTCACATGCTCATAAGCTTTTCCAAGCCCGAAAGCTATGGCACGCATGGGTTTGGTTCCATCAGCTTGGGTGATGTTCATCGATAAATGTCCACCATTCCCTACCTGTTTTGCATAACCGGTATCCCAAACATTTCTACTTAAAAAAACGGGATTCATATTATGAGGACCAAACGGTGCAAATTGATTAATGACTGCCACAAATTTGGATGTGATACGTGATAAAGGAATTTCCATATCATATACAAGCGATGGCATTAATTGTTCGGGAGTGATTTTCTGTGAGACTACTTGCTCAAACTTATCAATAAATAAATTCACGTTCTCCACTTTCATCGTCATACCTGCTGCGAATTGGTGACCGCCAAATTGCTCCAATAAATCGGAACATTCTTCGATGGCAGTATATATATCAAAATCGTTCACCGACCTAGCTGAGCCTGTAGCTTTCCCATTCGATTCGCATAATACAATAGTGGGTTTATGATAATGTTCTATCAAGCGTGATGCCACAATTCCCACCACCCCTTTATGCCATAATGGATTATATACTACGGTACTTTTTTTATCGGCGAGTGCCGAATCTTTCAGCAACATATCCAGAGCATCAGCAGTAATGGTTTTATCGACACCTTGCCTATCAGTATTGCGGCTATTGATAAGTTTTGCGTGCTCGCGTGCATCTTCCAAGGTTGTTGCCGACATTAGCTGCACTGCTTCACTGCCATGAGCCATACGACCCGCAGCATTGATGCGTGGACCCACAGAAAACACCAAATCGGAAACCTCATAAAAAGGCTTTTCATAATAGAATTCCAACAAAGCTCTGAAACCATGATTGGGATTTTCCTTTAATTTTTTCAAACCATTATAAGTAAGAATTCTATTCTCGCCCACAATAGGAACTATATCTGCACCGATAGCCATAGCTACCAAATCTAAATATTCGAACAATTCTTTGATGTCCAAATCCATCTTTTGGGTAAGAGCTTGA
This region of Bacteroidota bacterium genomic DNA includes:
- the recJ gene encoding single-stranded-DNA-specific exonuclease RecJ — encoded protein: MQYKEWIANKEPDKQQAEHLGKELNIGADLAGLLLQRGVHTFEEAHKFFRPSLNDLHDPFLMKGMHIAIERIIKAIKKKETIMIYGDYDVDGTSAVSLVWMFLSKIYGNVLFYIPDRYNEGYGISYTGIDRAAESGATLMIALDCGIKEVAKVDYANEKHIDFIICDHHLPGSTLPKAIAILNPKQADCPYPFKELPGCGIGFKLCQALTQKMDLDIKELFEYLDLVAMAIGADIVPIVGENRILTYNGLKKLKENPNHGFRALLEFYYEKPFYEVSDLVFSVGPRINAAGRMAHGSEAVQLMSATTLEDAREHAKLINSRNTDRQGVDKTITADALDMLLKDSALADKKSTVVYNPLWHKGVVGIVASRLIEHYHKPTIVLCESNGKATGSARSVNDFDIYTAIEECSDLLEQFGGHQFAAGMTMKVENVNLFIDKFEQVVSQKITPEQLMPSLVYDMEIPLSRITSKFVAVINQFAPFGPHNMNPVFLSRNVWDTGYAKQVGNGGHLSMNITQADGTKPMRAIAFGLGKAYEHVSSGRSFDMLYTIEENHFNGNVTVQLNLKDLKFTS